A segment of the Elaeis guineensis isolate ETL-2024a chromosome 6, EG11, whole genome shotgun sequence genome:
TCTGTTACGCTTCCAAGAAATCCTGAGTAGCATTTGACCTcccacttcaaaaaaaaaaaaaagaaaaaaaaagaaaaagaaaaagaaaaaagaggacttGTCCAACAACATTATATGCAAGGAAAAAGATCCACTTGTTTCTGGATGATGAAACCGTAGACTTTGTCATAACTCTAAAACAAACACTTGGGATGCAAATACAACCAGCACATAACAAGAGTCTATAAAACGATCCTCATAAATACACTCCCCAAGCGAGAAAAGAAGTTGCTGTAATTCTTGGAGGATAAGAGGTTTTGCTTCGGCAATCTTTGATTAGATACAAACACAAACGCAGAGATTCAGACACCTAGTCATTTTCTCCTGCTTATATTACAACATTACAGCCAAGGGGAAGAGTAGAGAGGAGTGACTACTGATTTAACTTGAAGATACTTTTCGATTGCATTCAATCCACAGTCCCTTCCAAATCCACTCATCTTAAACCCGCCAAAAGGAGCATCTGGGTCGAACGCAAAGTAACAATTGATCCAAATGGTGCCTGCACGAAGTGATCTTGAGACCCTGTTGGCTATGTTCAAATCCTTAGTTACTATTCCAGCAGCCAGACCATATCTTGTAGCATTCGCCTTCTCTATCGCCTCCTCGATCGTCCTAACATAAAGAGGTAGAGCTTGTTGCATGAGTTCAGGTATAGTTTTGTAGTAGCCTCAACTTATGGAATTTGATCCGAGCTTTATCAGAATTACATTTTCCAGActtttaattatataatttgcTAGGAAAACATGCCTTCTCATTTTAAAAAGTATCATGTCCATTCATCTTTTCTTTGGAACCTCATCATTTTATTCTACCATTTTAACTGAATATTTCGTGGAATCTTTCAGTGTTAGAAGAGGCTTACCGAAATTTCATGAGGGACATCACAGGTCCAAATATCTCATCTTGGGCAATCTTCATGTCCTCCTGGCAAAAAAAACAATGGATAATGTTTCACAAACTAGATGAAAGCTCCTTTCGATGCAATTGGTTCAAAAGAGTAGAACTGCGATCGTTTTGTCACCTTAACATCAGTGAAAATTGTTGGTTCAATGTAGAAACCTCTCTCTCCATAGCGTTTGCCTCCTGTCAACAAGGTAGCTCCCTCTCTCTTACCATGCTCAATGTATTGAAGAACTTTTTCAAATTGGTTCTTATCAATCTGAACGGAGAGGGAAAAATAATGTAGAGTTCTTGACAAGTGATTAAAAATAATACAAAATGTTACTTGCTCTCGAGATAGTTGTTTGTCATTCTATGCATATATTACAGTAGTGATTCAGGTCGACCTAGGAGCTAGCAAAGAACTAGATCTACAATTTAGTAACAAGCATGGTCTTTTGGAAATGTAGGGCTAGAAACTTTAGCTGAATAATGGGAAATAGGTTCTATTATTCTCAAATACAAACAATGTAGTCAAGAAGCAGGATGATTTACCTGAGGGCCTTGATGAACATGGGGGTCAAAAGGGTCTCCAACTACCCAGCCTTTGGCACTCTCTGCTGCCTTCTTTACGAATTCATCATAAATTCCTTCCTGAACAAAGATACGAGACCCTGCAACGCAAATTTCTCCCTGAAAATTCAAAAAACCATCAATTATGTTTACTTGTATCCTAAAGCAAAAGGTATTCGATGGTAATGGAGATATAATAACATTGCCTTGTTGTAGAAGATGGCTTTCAGAGCTAGATCGACTGCCATGTCGACATCGGCATCATCGAAGATGATGATGGGGGACTTGCCACCCAATTCAAGTGACACGGGCTTTAAATTACTTTTAGCAGCTGCCTCCATCACTAGGCGTCCTACTTCCGTCGAACCAGTAAAACTAATCTGAAACCATCAATAAATTAATGATCAAAATCGCTATTTGTACCGCACGTAGAAAACCATGTTGGGATCCTTAAACTCACTTTGTCAACATCCATGTGCGAGCAGAGGGCCGCACCAGCTGTGGTACCGAATCCATTGACAACATTGATCACTCCATCCGGAATACCGGCCTGCAattaaaagagaaagaagatgcGATCACCAAGCGGCAAGGTATATCAAACTATGCTATTACCTCAGTGGAGGTTTTACTTGGAAACTAATTAAGAGGAGGGAGTCAGGCTACTGGTTCATGTTCGTAGAAGAACAGCTTTTTCTAATGAATTGCTTGTGCTATCAGACTACGATGTATTGAATTCTTAAACAATTTATTCTTATTTTCcttgagagaaattaaacaagttATACCTGCTTGGCCAAGTGGGCATAGTGCAAGGCCGAGAGAGGAGTTTGCTCGGCAGGCTTGACAACCATGGTGCAACCGGCGGCCAAAGCGGGACTGACCTTCAAGAGGAACATGGTGGACGGGAAATTCCAGGGTATGATGTGGGCGACCACACCGATGGGCTCCTTGAGCGTGTATCCTTGGCACTGGCTGGACAGCTTTAGCGTCTCTCCGTGGATCTTATCTGCGGCTCCGGCATAGTACCGCAGCATGTTAGCGCAGTGGGGGATGTCCACAATTTTCCCCAGTTTGAGCAGCTTTCCGGCATCTAAACTATCCAGCATCGCCAGCTCTTCTATGTGCTCTTCGATCAAGTCTGCAAACTTTGACATGAGCCTTCCCCTCTCCTGTTCATGATTCAAGCAATTCAGGTCCTCAAATTAGCTGCTGTATGGATTGAACAATTGATTGATCACATTCTGTTATACAAACTTAATGCGACGGTTTAATCTGAAAACTTGCAGATCCTGATCCTGACTTTGGGATCCATGGGTTATCTTAAACATTGATGAATGAGTGGATAGCTATGGTAAATACGAGCTCTTAAATTTTTAAGAGACTCCCGGGAGAGATGGGAACAGACATTAATAttggcttcttttttttctttttttttttgcagcacAAAATGACTGTCTCCGGACTCAAGCCTGCAACATTGTACTTGTTGGCCGAACCCTTATGTCATCATTTACATCGAGCAATGGCCCAACTTCTTCATTTGTTATCATGTTATGCAAGGTCCAGGCTCGTGGCAGAGCCATGTTGTGGGCAAACAATTAGACTCGGCTTAGCCCATTTTGATTCCAAGGACCAGACATAAAAGTTATGGGCCGGACAATTTAAGAAGAcgcgagcgagagagagagagagagagaggaggatcaTACATAACCGGACATGCGAGGCCATTTGCCATGGTCGAAGGCTTCTCTCGCAGCCTTCACGGCCAAGTCCACGTCCTTTTTATCGCCCTCGGCAACTTCAGCTATCACCTCTCCGGTTCGTGGGTCCCTTGTCTCGAATGTCTTCCCTGCGCCCAGGCCAGCAAGCAAACATCATTATTATCCGTAAGAGTTGCATCATGTCTCCAATTCTTTCTTTAGCAAGCAGATGGCATTGATTGATTAAAAAGATTGGGTGGAAGTAGAGACTTCAGCAGACTGTACATATTTTAGTTTTTCTAATAGTATGATGTTATTGAATAAATTATTTACCAATTTTTGTTGATCACTCTTTGTTTTTAATTAGTCTTCAACattaactttatttttttattttttattttttaaagttctATGTAATTCGGAAGATAATGTGAACCGACTCAATTTTAATAGTGTTGGTTTTATTTAATTCCTCATTGGTATAGTTTTGTTAACAAAACTTAAAAGTTGAGTAAGATTGATTTGACTCCAGATCAGCCCTAGTTTAATTAACCTAGATCATATGCAACTTCCGGATCTCAGTGTGCATATAACCTGTCTTGCCGTCTAACCGTAAGCAATCTAGCCATTAGCCAACAGCCTGCAACTTTTACGCTTTTAAAACAGATGAAAGAGTAgtagaatgtgcagtcaaatgcTATGTCagtaaattatatgaaaatagaaaaaacAATATAAGATGCTGATATACAAGAATGCAGGTCCTATGATACCGATCTAAATGGTTGGATCACTCTTGTAGAAGTAATGCACACACAAGTTACCACCCAGAGAATGACCGTGTACCgataagggaaaaaaaaaaaaagaaggaagaagtggGCGCCGGCACGGGTATATCATGCATGCCATTCCCAGCGTGGGCATTTGAACCGGACGCTTGATCTGATCCCTTTCCACTAACTGGTACTATAAGATTTCAGCCATTGTGTTGAAAGATCCTCTTTCCCTAGCGTGATTGGCCTCATCTCGGATGGCATTGTACTCTTGACACGAGGAAGCAGCGTAAACCTATAAATGAGTACTGAGCAGGTCGTTGGGAAATTTGACTCAGCAACTGCAAGGTACGCTGATATTGCGGATATGTGGGGTATGGTAACGATAATATGTGATGTTTAGGCCTGTTCTCCGGTCCCAGTCACAGGTACAGCGGTGTGGTATCACATCCTTCACCAGGATCGACGAGGAGTCAGGTCAATTTCCACACTGCTCTAATCAATAACTTGTATGTCCGACAGGaacttgaattttaaaatttgaatgatGTTTTGATGTTTGCATGGATGGGgtaatgaatttcaaattttattgtgGATGGAAGTTAGGAGAtttcattttctctcttttttttatttttttattatttttttatcttaataaAATATTGAATGAGTTCCCTCTTTTTTTCCACCGGCAAAAAACTTCTATATTAGGCAAATATATCTActttatatcaaatttttctcaaaaaaaaaaaaaaaaaacaagacttAGTTAGAGTATTGCAAGCATTTCATATTACACAAATTTATACTtactatctaaaaaaaaaatttttgacttaaaataagatataataatcATTTATTCGATCTTTCGTGGGCATTGTATATTTTTGGATCTCAATAAGATAAAAAGGGGATGGATGAATCCAACATGCTTGTAGGTAGCGTCTATCCTTCAAtccaatttatcttaaaaatctgTGCAAGTGTGAGAAAGGATGACTATTCTCCTAGGCACACAAACAATTGATCTTAATTGCTGTTTGTCGTAGCTATaggtttttcttttttgatgaaagCTATAGCTAGGTTTTCCTTTGGCAGCCATGGTTTATTGGTTTGCCGTAGCCAAAGTTTCGTCTGACTAAAATGTTTTGCCCTTCCGTCATTCCCGGCAGTGATGTCGTGGCTTTGACCGAaaaaggtgaaaaagtttcagatTATTTGATTCACAAGCAACCGTGAAATCAGCGCTTAACAAACAAACAGTTAAACTTTttaccaaaaataaataaataattaaataaatgaacaaataaataaagcaTGCGATACTTTCATTCACGATTAGCCAAAAGCCGAAAGAACAGTTGTATTCCTGTTACTATGGCGCATGGCTTTCAAATCTGGTCCCCTACAAACTTCTCGCATCGCATCACTAATcctaaaataaagatatttaatatgaccatactattatatatatgttatGATGGCCTGTAGCCTTTACAAcacaatattattataaaaaatttttgtacaCCACGGACGGTGGTTGTCTCATGTGCAGAGTTGAAATacgcatataatttttttttttttttaattctgtaCGTGAGCCAACCACTGCAGATGGTATTTACGATTTTACACCtacgatgcacaaagaatttcccaaCTATTGTATAAGGGTTATGGATCTTTAGAACCTATTGGTTTAAACCAGCACGTTGCAACAACTTACAACTCATATCAAAAGAAAAGTAAAATGATATATTCAAAAGAAAAGTAAACTATGTAACATGGATGGTGTCATTAATATCATCAAGTCGGCATCCGCCAATACAGGCCACATGTTAATTCATGACGCCTTGTGGTCGGCTGAAGAAGCACAGCGTCGCAAGATATGAACAACGTATCCTGACATATGGCTCCTCTCTCTTCCAAGGTCAACGCCGTCTAAATGGACAAGCGGTCATTGTTGTTTTAGTAAGTAAAATGGTGACGGCAAGGTGGGCAGCCTACGTTACAGGCAACATTTACTTCTTcgagaataatatatatatatatatatatatatatatatatatatatatatatatatatatatatatatatatatatatatatattgataagtAGAAAAATTCATActataaatataatctaaaaaatcaaAAAGGAGACAAAACAGATATATTAGTTCAACTAGAATAATCTGTTACAAAATTCGTGATCCAATCGACCGTAAAGTTCATCTTCCAATAGATATATTTGATATCCAAAGACCTGCATATCCGACCCCCTCTTCAATCTTCACATAAAGAGGAGCAAGATGACACTTTCGGGAGGTTTGCATCCACCGGATGCGGTTTTGTTTGTAGATTTATACAAGTTTGTGAGTGCTTGTGAACCATGCTATGGGTGGTAAATTTCCAAAATAATGACTTGTGATTCATGGTACACACTAGTCAAGTCAAACATGATTTAAGAGGGCTAGTGGATATTTATCTAACCTTTTCTCTCtcgctctttaaaaaaaaaattaatttttttttttcaatcttctGAAAAGGAGCAAGGCAATAGGAGGTTTGCATCCATTGGATGCTGTTTTGTTCACAAATTTCCACAAGTTTGTGAGTGCTTGTGAACCATGCGATGGATCGTAAATTTCCAAAATAGTGACTTGTGATTCACGTTACACACCAGTCAAGCCAACCACGATTTACGGGGCTAGTGAATATTTATCTaaactttgctctctctctctctctctttttaaaagattttattttattgaaggGGAGTTGTTAACCACCCGGCTTTTATTTATTGAGATCAGAATAACACAAGCAAGAAGGGATACATCGAATAACACATGACCGTTTATACATTTTCGCAAGGCTTTTGTGAAACCGACAAACAAACATCTAAAAACACACGATGACGTTGATATCGAGTGGAAACTCGGACATAGAGGTTTAGAATTTTAAAAGTTCATAGACTCGGTTAATAGTCCAATTCTTTCCAGTAATATGAAAACCACTGCTACTATAATAACCAAGAAGCCAATGGATCATTTGCCAGATCCACATATTAGGAACAGAGTATGCTACTCTAAACACCTTGTCAGGCGATGGCGCCACCTAGCAACAGGCGTGTCATCATGCTTGGCCCCATTTCTCCGTCGCAAAATAGCCTCGgtggttcctttttttttttttttttccttgttttaTATATAAAGATTTTGAAGAACTAATTCTGGCttcattatagatattttttttttctctatctatGTGTTTGATCTATTTGTTCACCACAAAATAACTAGATTCTTGAGGGAATACTTCGaattaaatcatataaaaattgGAAAACTAACATCTGAACTAATAAATTCttatagtgtttttttttttttttttttttttttgagaaagatgGAGGCAAATGACATATAACCATGAGTCACCAGATTTATTAACATAAGAGTAAAAATTGGAATTTGGAATATGATATTATCTCTACGTCCTGATCAAGGGAAACTATATAATACAGAGGGAGGGAGGAGAAGTTGGGTACCAGAGACGGAGTCGACGAATTGGCCATTGATGAAGAGCTTGGTGAACTTTATCTCTGGCATCTTGAAGGCACCGCCGGAGTTTCCGTTGCAATCGTTAGCCATGGAGAAGAATAGCCGATTTCTCTCCACAAACAGAGCTTTCCTTTCTTCCCAGAATGTCTCTCCCCTCTGTTTTGTTTGCCGTGAAGCAGAATGGCTCGGTTGGCCTTTTAATGGAGTTCGTGAACGTCTTTTcggaagaaaagaataaaaaaaacatatatataatctaagGAAACTATCCCCTTACGTCTGACATACGCAATCTGCAAGCAACGTTTGACTTGGATTGTAGTTGTATCCTTCGTGCGAAACTTGGATTCATCATCCTTCGCGTCCGTTCACCGTTGTATCATCAACTGTTCGCTTTGAGAGCTGTGCAGGAGACGAATTAGGGTTCGGATCGCTTTCGGTTTTGTGCGGTTCAATGGTCGATGGACGCGAAGGAAGGTGCATCCTTCCTTCGCGCGAAGGATATAACCGCGATCCGTTTGAGTTTCTAAGAGAGACAACGGCTACCAGAAAACTATAAATTTGGGCGTAACTGTCAAAGGACAACTGCAGGAAATTTTTTAAATGTAAAGGAGTAAACCGCAAAAGCTTACCTCTAAAACCCATGTTCCCATTATTTTATACTTGTTGctcgaaaaaaaatatactgACTTACCATTTTAATCCCCACGTGTCGGCATGGAGAATCAAATCCTCCGGTCAATCTTTCAAAAAGTTACGGGAACAAATGGATCTGTTGAGGTCACCACTTGCATCGGCAACTCATACTAATGAAGGTGATAAAGTTGAATGGAGATCAAATACTAAAGGTAAAGTTTTATCAGCTTCTCCATGACTTTATTAACTTTAGGAGGATGAAATATAGATTTAGCTTTACCTTGTGGAGCATCAAGACTCTCCTAAAAATAAAATGCTATCTACGGTTATGTTGGAAGAACAAAATCAATACTAGACACGTCATTGGtcagaaaattagaaaaaatatgagagGTTGTGTGCTGTGCCAAGATCCAATTGAAATAATTAATCATTTATTTTTGATTATCCCTTCTTTGCTACCTCGTGAAGGGCTATCTATAATCAATTGAAAGTTCCTCAATGTCACTATAGTTTTGAAGGTCTCTACTGATAttggatgagaagattttttttttcaaccacTGGCTTATAATTCTATCTCTCATTGAGACAATCACCTGGAATTGTTAGAAAAGGAGGAATGCAAGAATTTTTCAATACAataatttttcttaataaataCTCCTCTTAATTCTGTAGCTTATGAATGTATCAGCATGTTTAGCTTTTAGTCTACTTTATGTGAAGGAAATCAATTCTAGAGCATGAAAAAATCTGATCATAAGTCATGTCTGCTGCACCAGCACTTGTTTAAGACCTCCATCTGTAAATGTTGATCTCATGTTATAAGTTCCCAAGTCACAAAAAAAGCTTTGCAGTTGACGATCTGTTTCATCCATCTGaaacttcatattttttttattctgtaATCCACTAGATTGTGGTTGATTATGAATCTTTTTTCTCGTTTGTTCCTTTACTCCCTCCTCTTCTCTGTACTCCTATCTAATTCTGTTTTTTTATTCTTCTCCTCTTTCACTTTGTAAATATCCTATCACTATAGAATAAATTCTGGGTGGATGTGTGCCTcccttaaaataataataagaataaaaaaaaggaTTACCGTTCAAAATGTAACTTTTTTGAGCCGGATTAGTGTGAATCCTATCATCTTTGGCTAATATAGAAAGTCCTACTATCTcgttttattattttcaaattgtGATTTCGCCTaattggacatccttggaccttatgtaaatttttgaaaattattataAGTCTTCTCTCCATTCACCGCTTAGATCATGGCAATCAAGAGGTTGGTA
Coding sequences within it:
- the LOC105047732 gene encoding aldehyde dehydrogenase family 2 member C4; the protein is MANDCNGNSGGAFKMPEIKFTKLFINGQFVDSVSGKTFETRDPRTGEVIAEVAEGDKKDVDLAVKAAREAFDHGKWPRMSGYERGRLMSKFADLIEEHIEELAMLDSLDAGKLLKLGKIVDIPHCANMLRYYAGAADKIHGETLKLSSQCQGYTLKEPIGVVAHIIPWNFPSTMFLLKVSPALAAGCTMVVKPAEQTPLSALHYAHLAKQAGIPDGVINVVNGFGTTAGAALCSHMDVDKISFTGSTEVGRLVMEAAAKSNLKPVSLELGGKSPIIIFDDADVDMAVDLALKAIFYNKGEICVAGSRIFVQEGIYDEFVKKAAESAKGWVVGDPFDPHVHQGPQIDKNQFEKVLQYIEHGKREGATLLTGGKRYGERGFYIEPTIFTDVKEDMKIAQDEIFGPVMSLMKFRTIEEAIEKANATRYGLAAGIVTKDLNIANRVSRSLRAGTIWINCYFAFDPDAPFGGFKMSGFGRDCGLNAIEKYLQVKSVVTPLYSSPWL